The Chitinophaga sp. H8 genome contains a region encoding:
- a CDS encoding RagB/SusD family nutrient uptake outer membrane protein: MKQSIIHLILPVILVLSACNKDYLTRNNPTSTTDESWWRTQAQLDGALDYIYASVPQGGYAGNPNGRIFFSTMTDDAYWNGNFYGSLNTVALGDGNPSLGWPYSGVWENNYARIRMASRFIENAERAYMDSTLRTRYIYEARAMRAWYHLDLYLYFGAIPIITKAVTPVESGGLKRSSIQEVVNFITSELEICAAKLPVSYNNDQAKRITKGACLSMRAIAFLNARMYSEAATAARQVIDLKDENGAAVYRLHNSGAPDRNSYADLFSYNGKINRERIFMRTNGLNDIWFRNAPSGVPPGPAQAATNPTEALANSYETLQGKTLAELGNDSMDIYKKEPNYKNNRDPRLQYTLLYPNEVFEGRKLEPFNADPNNSDRIGGPTGSATGFWMRKYLDPQDKGATESSTLDFMIIRYAEILLTYIEAKVESNDWQDPAVIQYLNDIRNRAGMPNVNVAVYNTQEKLRQLYQRERRVELALEGARLFDIRRWKIGALVMRGSVEGATNPATGKAVVVQTRKFNEQRDYLWPIPQNEIKTSQIIQNEGY, from the coding sequence ATGAAGCAATCTATCATTCATCTTATATTACCTGTAATCCTGGTCTTATCGGCCTGTAACAAGGATTATCTGACCAGAAATAATCCAACTTCCACCACAGATGAAAGCTGGTGGCGCACACAGGCACAACTGGATGGGGCGCTGGACTACATTTATGCTTCCGTACCACAGGGGGGATATGCAGGCAATCCCAATGGCCGTATCTTTTTTTCTACCATGACGGATGATGCTTACTGGAACGGAAATTTTTATGGTTCATTGAATACAGTAGCACTCGGCGACGGAAATCCCAGCCTGGGATGGCCTTATTCAGGTGTGTGGGAAAATAATTATGCCCGCATCAGAATGGCTTCACGATTCATTGAAAATGCAGAACGGGCTTATATGGATTCTACTTTAAGAACCCGTTATATCTATGAAGCAAGGGCCATGCGGGCCTGGTATCATTTGGACCTGTACCTGTATTTCGGAGCTATCCCAATTATAACCAAAGCTGTGACGCCTGTTGAATCGGGAGGTCTTAAAAGGAGTTCGATTCAGGAAGTAGTCAATTTTATCACTTCCGAGCTGGAAATCTGCGCGGCTAAATTGCCGGTATCATACAATAATGATCAGGCTAAAAGAATTACCAAAGGGGCCTGTTTGTCAATGAGAGCTATTGCTTTCCTGAACGCACGTATGTACAGCGAAGCTGCTACTGCTGCCCGGCAGGTGATAGACCTGAAAGATGAGAATGGGGCTGCCGTATATAGATTGCATAACAGTGGCGCTCCTGACAGAAACAGCTATGCAGATCTGTTTTCCTACAACGGGAAGATTAACCGGGAGCGGATCTTTATGCGGACCAATGGGCTCAATGATATCTGGTTCAGGAATGCACCTTCTGGGGTGCCGCCCGGCCCCGCACAGGCAGCTACCAACCCTACAGAGGCGCTGGCAAACAGTTATGAAACACTGCAGGGGAAAACACTGGCAGAACTTGGCAACGACAGTATGGATATTTACAAGAAAGAACCAAATTACAAAAACAACAGAGACCCCAGATTACAGTACACCTTGCTTTATCCAAACGAAGTATTTGAAGGAAGAAAACTGGAACCTTTCAATGCTGATCCCAACAATTCTGACCGGATTGGTGGCCCTACCGGTTCGGCTACCGGCTTCTGGATGAGGAAATACCTGGATCCACAGGACAAGGGAGCTACAGAAAGCAGCACCCTTGATTTTATGATTATTCGTTATGCAGAGATCTTACTGACCTATATAGAAGCTAAAGTAGAAAGTAATGACTGGCAGGATCCGGCAGTAATACAATACCTGAATGATATCCGAAACCGTGCTGGTATGCCCAATGTAAACGTGGCAGTATACAACACACAGGAGAAGTTACGTCAGCTCTATCAAAGGGAAAGAAGGGTAGAGCTTGCACTGGAAGGTGCCCGGCTGTTCGATATCCGCAGATGGAAAATAGGTGCCCTGGTAATGCGTGGCAGTGTGGAAGGCGCTACTAACCCGGCTACCGGAAAAGCAGTAGTGGTGCAAACCCGTAAGTTTAATGAACAACGGGATTATTTGTGGCCTATTCCGCAAAATGAAATAAAAACATCCCAGATCATCCAGAATGAGGGGTATTGA
- a CDS encoding alpha-L-fucosidase: protein MSKFFLSAILSMCSLTALGQFGMARKILPPEQVDDKMKEWFTDAKVGVFIHWGIYAVDGTVESWPMQDGVKQAKAYMTQLNRFNPRNYNPEKWAALFKTLGAKYVVMTTKHHDGVALWNTRQARALSIPAHSPYKKDIIAPLFNALRKEGIKCGAYFSNPDWSYPDYPRYTKDSVRYDPARVPDRWARFISFYKGQLQELMKGYKPDLLWFDMPEYNADMMQAAATRKMLLEENPHVVINSRLAEHGDYNNPEQDLFAARPADKYWEFAIPVTEGKWGYRAGMNEASDPGTLITLFARVLAQGGNFLFDVGPDGNGEIIPAQTKCLEEIGGWINKHQEAIYGTKEGIGFEVCGFPTTYSKDSAALFVFVPHGNKVVNLNGVDRNITASIIGSGTLVPAKSGGIPGCYGWFTLNIPDQEEDKYMTVIKLTAPSGKPIKQRMKGGYIE, encoded by the coding sequence ATGTCTAAGTTTTTTTTATCTGCCATACTCAGTATGTGTAGCCTGACCGCTTTGGGACAGTTTGGAATGGCCCGGAAAATACTTCCACCAGAACAGGTGGATGATAAAATGAAAGAATGGTTTACGGATGCCAAAGTAGGGGTGTTTATTCATTGGGGGATTTATGCAGTGGATGGCACCGTAGAATCCTGGCCCATGCAGGATGGTGTAAAGCAGGCCAAAGCCTATATGACACAGCTCAACCGGTTTAATCCCCGGAATTATAACCCTGAAAAATGGGCAGCGTTATTTAAGACATTAGGAGCAAAGTATGTGGTAATGACCACCAAGCATCACGATGGTGTGGCTTTATGGAATACCAGACAAGCCAGGGCATTGAGTATCCCCGCTCATTCGCCTTATAAGAAGGACATCATTGCACCTTTGTTTAACGCACTGAGGAAAGAAGGGATTAAGTGCGGGGCTTATTTTTCAAACCCCGACTGGAGCTATCCTGATTACCCGCGTTATACTAAAGATAGTGTAAGGTATGACCCTGCCCGGGTGCCCGACAGATGGGCCAGGTTTATTTCGTTTTACAAAGGACAGCTGCAGGAATTGATGAAGGGATATAAACCTGATCTGTTATGGTTTGATATGCCGGAGTATAATGCGGACATGATGCAGGCGGCAGCTACCCGTAAGATGTTGCTGGAAGAAAACCCGCATGTGGTTATCAACAGCAGGCTGGCAGAGCATGGAGACTATAACAATCCGGAACAGGACCTCTTTGCTGCACGCCCTGCAGACAAATACTGGGAATTTGCTATACCGGTAACGGAAGGGAAATGGGGATACCGGGCAGGTATGAACGAAGCGTCAGACCCAGGCACATTGATTACATTGTTTGCCCGTGTGCTTGCTCAGGGAGGTAATTTTTTATTTGATGTAGGACCAGATGGCAACGGAGAAATTATTCCTGCTCAAACAAAGTGCCTGGAAGAGATCGGAGGCTGGATCAACAAGCATCAGGAGGCTATCTATGGTACAAAAGAAGGGATAGGCTTTGAAGTATGCGGATTCCCGACCACTTATTCCAAAGATTCAGCAGCTTTGTTTGTATTTGTGCCGCATGGTAATAAAGTGGTCAACTTAAATGGTGTTGACAGGAATATAACGGCAAGCATTATAGGCAGTGGTACTCTGGTGCCGGCAAAAAGTGGAGGCATACCCGGATGTTATGGGTGGTTTACGTTGAATATACCGGATCAGGAAGAAGATAAGTATATGACGGTAATAAAGCTGACTGCACCATCCGGTAAGCCTATTAAACAACGTATGAAAGGAGGGTATATTGAATAA
- a CDS encoding PVC-type heme-binding CxxCH protein, with translation MTHRFFQGLVLPLYVCFMVGCAGFQKKKHHDTPKEKFAEHVRTTEFQTPAEEQAGFTLPPGFEVTLFAAEPDISKPINIEFDDRGRLWVSQSSAYPMAAAPGKGQDRISILEDTDGDGKADKFTHFADSANIPIGIMPMADGAIAYSVPNLFRYTDSNDDGKADKKAVLFGEFGHQDTHGMVNNLVRGFDGWIYACHGFTNASTIAGTDGDSIRMVSGNTFRFRPDGSRVEQTSFGRVNPFGHAFDEWGYLYSADCHSKPIYQLIRGGEYPHFGKKSPGIGFAPEMMHYELGSTAIAGLAYYIGVQFPEAYRNSFYSGDVVTCRINRNTMTLHGSTPETKREEDFLVSDDPWFRPVDIKIGPDGAMYVADFYNRIIGHYEVPLDHPGRDRVSGRIWRITYRGDQPHEDLQVKNWAKASMEELIKGLQHPQLNVRMKIADRLVDVWKEKAVAPVTAMMTTGKPDTHAFIQGLWILHRLHALPAGLLDNALQHSDPMIQVHAFRILEETGNINEQQRNVIIAATTNKNPHIQRMAAEILTRFTGIDQLTPLLALYNQTGDADTHLKYTALLGIRDNLRNKQVMQQVATRKWDDKQLEVLTKAMLDAPGQEAATFVLNYLRTHELPPPQLLASLEYIGRYGGAASQDPLIALIQKKFSGDMDTQFRLFNIIRSGVTQSGGHLTSRMQQWGVAMAHRFLENISETGDTWKNKPLQRTGEPVSPWIISESFLTDVMPAFRIIFSEKQGYDPTGILYSIPVKLPAHLSMNVFDNDVDNSKEKKGVSKNVVRIRLSGSGQIVGEYRLKMDQTAQWKDLIKKVDFDLSACQGKLGYIEVIDSTHTGSVGIGKLEPAILEIPVKSPSEIAERRVQAAELAGDFKITSLEPALRQLVAAPWEDYKVRIAAASALMNLSPQRNMNILGKVFQSMGELPVVKEKLATALGQAPSPAVYDILEKGFSGSARNGQVVIATVLANSTNGIDYLLRALKAGDVNADVLDELPVKERLAANSQKRQQEQLNALTAGSVNEREERQKLITARIDGFKVDTALSSGGRNIFIQNCSMCHQIKGNGGVVGPQLDGIGNWGPKALTEKILDPNRNISESFRNYNITLKNGKMLTGLYRRTEGEALVFADLTGKEFSVGQHEIKEKKVSKYTLMPDQFRKTITEQDFYALLNFLISTK, from the coding sequence ATGACTCACAGGTTCTTTCAAGGGCTGGTGCTCCCGCTGTATGTATGTTTTATGGTGGGATGCGCCGGCTTTCAAAAGAAAAAGCACCACGATACACCCAAGGAAAAATTTGCAGAGCATGTGCGTACTACGGAGTTTCAGACACCTGCCGAAGAACAGGCAGGGTTTACACTTCCGCCCGGGTTTGAAGTCACCCTTTTCGCCGCCGAACCTGATATCAGCAAACCTATTAATATAGAATTTGACGACAGAGGAAGATTATGGGTCTCCCAGTCATCCGCATATCCTATGGCAGCGGCTCCCGGCAAGGGACAGGACCGTATTTCCATATTGGAGGATACCGATGGTGACGGCAAGGCCGACAAGTTTACCCATTTTGCCGATAGTGCCAACATCCCCATCGGTATCATGCCGATGGCGGATGGCGCTATTGCTTATAGTGTACCTAACCTCTTCCGCTATACGGATAGTAATGATGATGGAAAAGCGGATAAAAAGGCCGTATTGTTTGGCGAATTTGGGCACCAGGATACCCATGGGATGGTCAATAACCTGGTCCGTGGTTTTGACGGCTGGATCTATGCCTGCCACGGATTTACCAATGCTTCTACAATAGCGGGTACCGATGGTGATTCTATCAGGATGGTGTCGGGGAATACCTTCCGCTTCCGCCCGGATGGCAGTCGGGTAGAACAAACGTCGTTCGGAAGGGTTAATCCCTTTGGCCATGCTTTTGATGAATGGGGGTACCTCTATTCGGCAGACTGTCATTCCAAACCAATTTATCAGCTGATCCGCGGCGGGGAATACCCGCACTTCGGGAAAAAATCTCCGGGCATTGGTTTTGCACCCGAAATGATGCATTACGAACTGGGTTCTACCGCTATCGCCGGACTGGCCTATTACATTGGCGTACAATTTCCGGAAGCATACCGCAACAGTTTTTATTCCGGGGATGTGGTGACCTGCCGGATCAACAGGAATACCATGACACTGCATGGGAGTACTCCTGAAACAAAACGGGAAGAAGATTTTCTGGTAAGTGATGATCCCTGGTTCCGGCCGGTAGACATAAAAATAGGGCCGGATGGCGCCATGTATGTGGCCGATTTCTATAACCGGATTATCGGGCATTATGAAGTGCCTTTGGATCATCCGGGAAGAGACCGGGTAAGTGGACGTATCTGGAGAATTACTTACCGGGGTGACCAGCCACATGAAGACCTGCAGGTTAAAAACTGGGCAAAGGCTTCTATGGAGGAACTCATCAAAGGACTGCAACATCCGCAACTAAATGTACGGATGAAAATAGCAGACCGGCTGGTAGATGTATGGAAGGAAAAAGCAGTAGCGCCCGTTACGGCGATGATGACTACCGGCAAGCCGGATACCCATGCTTTTATACAGGGCTTGTGGATATTACACCGGTTGCATGCCTTGCCTGCTGGGTTATTGGACAATGCCCTGCAGCATAGTGATCCTATGATACAGGTACATGCTTTCCGTATCCTGGAAGAAACTGGTAACATTAATGAGCAGCAGCGTAATGTAATCATAGCTGCTACCACCAATAAAAATCCGCATATACAGCGTATGGCTGCGGAAATACTAACCCGCTTTACCGGGATTGACCAGCTTACTCCGCTGCTGGCTTTATACAATCAGACAGGGGATGCAGATACGCATTTAAAGTATACGGCACTGTTAGGTATACGTGATAACCTGCGTAATAAACAGGTGATGCAACAGGTAGCTACCCGTAAATGGGACGACAAACAACTGGAGGTACTTACCAAAGCCATGCTGGATGCTCCTGGTCAGGAAGCCGCCACATTTGTTTTAAATTACCTCCGTACCCACGAATTACCTCCTCCGCAGCTATTAGCTAGTCTGGAATATATTGGCCGTTATGGTGGTGCTGCCAGCCAGGACCCGCTAATCGCACTGATCCAGAAAAAGTTTTCCGGTGATATGGATACGCAGTTCCGGTTATTCAATATCATCCGGAGCGGTGTTACACAAAGCGGGGGACATCTGACCAGCCGGATGCAGCAATGGGGAGTAGCGATGGCCCACCGGTTCCTGGAAAATATTTCCGAAACAGGAGATACCTGGAAAAATAAACCACTTCAAAGAACCGGAGAGCCGGTTAGCCCCTGGATTATTTCAGAAAGTTTTCTGACAGATGTTATGCCTGCGTTCAGGATTATCTTTAGCGAAAAACAAGGGTATGATCCTACCGGTATTCTTTATTCCATCCCGGTTAAACTGCCGGCGCATTTAAGCATGAACGTTTTTGATAACGATGTGGATAACAGTAAAGAAAAGAAAGGAGTGTCAAAGAATGTAGTACGTATAAGGTTATCCGGTAGCGGGCAGATAGTGGGAGAGTATCGTTTAAAAATGGATCAAACGGCACAATGGAAAGACCTGATCAAAAAAGTAGATTTTGACTTGTCTGCCTGTCAGGGCAAATTGGGATATATAGAGGTAATAGATAGCACACATACCGGTTCTGTTGGTATCGGCAAGCTGGAGCCGGCAATACTGGAAATACCTGTAAAAAGCCCGTCGGAAATAGCAGAAAGAAGAGTGCAGGCAGCAGAACTGGCCGGTGATTTTAAAATAACCAGTCTGGAGCCTGCTTTGCGGCAACTGGTAGCTGCTCCATGGGAAGATTATAAAGTACGTATCGCGGCTGCAAGTGCGTTGATGAACCTTTCGCCTCAAAGGAATATGAATATACTTGGGAAGGTATTCCAGTCGATGGGAGAGCTGCCCGTTGTAAAAGAGAAATTGGCTACTGCATTAGGACAGGCCCCTTCACCGGCAGTCTATGATATCCTGGAAAAAGGATTTTCCGGTAGTGCCCGCAATGGCCAGGTGGTGATTGCTACCGTATTGGCCAATTCAACTAATGGGATAGATTATTTATTACGGGCACTGAAAGCCGGCGATGTAAATGCAGATGTACTGGATGAACTGCCGGTAAAAGAACGGCTGGCAGCTAACAGCCAGAAGCGTCAGCAGGAACAGTTAAATGCACTTACCGCTGGCAGCGTCAATGAACGGGAAGAAAGGCAAAAACTGATCACTGCCCGCATTGATGGATTTAAGGTGGATACTGCCCTCAGCAGCGGCGGCAGAAATATCTTTATACAAAATTGCAGCATGTGCCACCAGATAAAAGGTAATGGCGGCGTGGTAGGCCCTCAACTGGATGGTATCGGCAACTGGGGACCTAAAGCACTCACTGAAAAGATACTGGACCCTAACCGGAATATCTCTGAATCCTTCCGTAACTATAACATTACGCTGAAGAACGGAAAAATGCTGACGGGCTTGTATCGCAGAACAGAAGGGGAAGCCCTCGTGTTTGCTGATCTTACCGGCAAGGAATTTTCAGTAGGGCAGCATGAGATTAAAGAAAAGAAAGTGTCCAAATATACACTCATGCCGGATCAGTTCAGGAAAACGATCACGGAACAGGATTTTTATGCATTGTTAAACTTCCTGATCAGTACAAAATAG
- a CDS encoding protease complex subunit PrcB family protein codes for MNLPAALVLPACLLAMSSQALPAKELHTPLTFISEVAEHTPGVLVFTGEHAKPKKSIAFSQGIDMIIKGIGLNIDHIRFVKEPKATDYCVHANNKAAYAKSIIIAANNGIKLDRDMRMETKMTREQFATRLHEAILATGNYPVTLNWLIIKDEAAFSPDALNAVQTLVKFNVVTLEKGSYRPKALITELEAATMVKKAVAFIKAHKPVEAAVPQTEDEVTFQSTPVNDSVNRVVLSRGEKPNSGYQIMITSIVFPAKGQAEIHYKLTDPAPGNSYLQVITTATAEAYVAAGYQVSLKEDK; via the coding sequence ATGAATTTACCTGCTGCATTAGTATTACCAGCCTGTTTACTGGCGATGTCCAGCCAGGCATTACCCGCTAAAGAATTGCATACCCCATTAACCTTCATCAGCGAGGTTGCTGAACATACTCCTGGTGTCCTGGTTTTTACGGGGGAACATGCTAAGCCTAAAAAGAGCATTGCTTTTTCGCAGGGTATTGACATGATCATAAAGGGGATAGGGCTAAACATAGACCATATCCGGTTTGTCAAGGAGCCTAAGGCTACCGACTATTGCGTGCATGCCAATAATAAAGCTGCTTATGCGAAGTCGATCATCATTGCTGCCAATAACGGGATCAAGCTGGACCGTGATATGCGGATGGAAACAAAGATGACCAGAGAACAGTTTGCGACGCGGTTACACGAAGCCATCCTGGCCACAGGAAACTATCCGGTCACATTAAACTGGCTGATTATTAAAGATGAAGCAGCGTTCTCCCCAGACGCATTGAATGCAGTACAAACGCTGGTGAAGTTTAACGTAGTGACTTTGGAGAAGGGAAGTTACCGTCCCAAAGCACTGATCACGGAGCTGGAGGCAGCTACCATGGTAAAGAAAGCAGTAGCTTTTATTAAAGCACATAAGCCAGTGGAAGCGGCTGTTCCCCAAACGGAAGATGAAGTAACTTTCCAGTCTACCCCGGTAAATGACAGCGTGAACCGGGTGGTGTTATCCAGAGGCGAAAAACCTAACTCTGGTTACCAGATCATGATCACCAGCATTGTTTTTCCGGCAAAAGGACAGGCGGAGATTCATTATAAACTCACGGATCCTGCACCCGGCAATTCCTATCTCCAGGTAATCACCACGGCTACTGCCGAAGCCTATGTAGCAGCGGGATACCAGGTATCACTGAAAGAAGATAAATAG
- a CDS encoding nuclear transport factor 2 family protein: MTTPEIATRLAEYCRNGQFEAAQKELYADNAVSIEPEASPAFAKETKGLQAIIEKGHKFEGMVETMHSCDVSQPLVAGNSIAFVMNMDMTMKGQPRGQMGELCVYQVKDGKIVEEHFFM, from the coding sequence ATGACTACACCAGAAATTGCTACCCGTTTGGCGGAGTATTGCCGCAATGGTCAGTTTGAAGCTGCACAAAAAGAATTGTATGCAGATAATGCTGTGAGTATTGAGCCGGAAGCATCACCGGCCTTTGCCAAGGAAACCAAAGGCCTGCAGGCTATTATTGAGAAAGGACACAAATTTGAAGGGATGGTAGAAACAATGCATAGCTGTGATGTATCCCAACCCCTGGTAGCCGGCAATAGTATTGCTTTTGTGATGAACATGGATATGACCATGAAAGGGCAACCCCGTGGACAAATGGGGGAATTATGTGTATACCAGGTGAAAGACGGGAAGATCGTGGAAGAGCATTTCTTTATGTAA
- a CDS encoding RNA polymerase sigma factor, with product MDDLKSAPAGFSIDALQQGNEDMFAMLFHDFYPVLFNFANRLVQDSCTAEEIAEDVFVKLWERTARFDSFQSVKAFLYIATRNSCLDHLKKQKRGRQHYKDLLYLTSSTEEEILHTIIKGEVQREISHAIQQLPARYNSVIQMAFDEGLKAGEIAAITGMPVSTVRNQQARGLALLRKLLTGGALEILLLYWLHRH from the coding sequence ATGGATGATTTGAAGTCAGCACCAGCCGGTTTTTCAATAGATGCATTGCAACAAGGGAATGAAGATATGTTTGCGATGCTCTTCCATGATTTCTATCCTGTACTGTTTAATTTCGCCAACCGCCTGGTGCAGGATTCCTGTACCGCAGAAGAAATAGCAGAGGATGTATTTGTAAAATTATGGGAACGGACGGCCCGTTTCGACAGCTTTCAGTCGGTAAAAGCCTTCCTGTACATCGCTACCCGCAACAGTTGCCTGGACCATCTGAAAAAGCAGAAACGTGGCCGGCAGCATTATAAAGACTTGTTATATCTTACCAGTTCCACGGAAGAAGAAATCCTGCATACGATCATAAAAGGAGAGGTGCAGCGTGAAATATCCCATGCCATCCAGCAACTACCTGCCCGCTATAACAGCGTGATCCAAATGGCTTTTGATGAGGGCCTGAAAGCCGGGGAGATCGCCGCAATTACCGGTATGCCGGTAAGCACCGTCCGGAATCAACAGGCGAGAGGACTCGCATTGCTGCGCAAATTACTTACTGGTGGCGCATTGGAAATACTCCTGCTCTATTGGCTGCACCGGCACTAA
- a CDS encoding FecR family protein, whose product MAKEQLIHSLEIAGLISAYLENRLPEKDRETLQQWIAASEGNKQLFEELVARKGQPDAHPYVNSHAAYERVKRTVEHRSRKRTGMVAYSIAAAIALLIAGVLMVMQMTNGEKAELADNKKPVRQQILPGTQKAQLVMANGSSVALGTGTDTSFTLVDNTQIHQQKGVFSYGNSVHDNNAVQQLALVTPKGGEYHMQLDDGTKVWLNAASSIHFPTRFTGKERRVTVTGEVYFDVAKDAAKPFIVAVRDKEIQVMGTAFNVKAYPEEVQWEAALVNGAIKVGAGKNGVVLQPGKMLTINGSQVKESAADLEAITAWKNGNFVFHQASFGELFAVLSRWYNVEVVYAPGMHAYSNYFTGQVERNIPIRQLLEMMEITGLARFSIKDNIVTILPYK is encoded by the coding sequence ATGGCGAAAGAGCAACTTATACATTCACTGGAAATAGCCGGTTTGATCAGCGCATACCTGGAAAACAGGCTGCCTGAAAAAGACCGGGAAACATTGCAGCAATGGATTGCTGCCAGTGAAGGTAATAAACAGTTATTTGAAGAACTCGTGGCCCGAAAAGGACAACCGGACGCACACCCCTACGTGAACAGCCATGCTGCTTATGAAAGAGTAAAACGTACTGTTGAACACCGCAGCAGGAAAAGGACCGGAATGGTGGCGTATAGTATCGCAGCTGCCATTGCACTACTCATCGCGGGGGTGCTGATGGTGATGCAAATGACTAACGGAGAAAAAGCAGAGTTGGCTGATAATAAAAAGCCTGTTCGCCAACAGATACTACCGGGTACACAAAAAGCTCAGCTGGTAATGGCCAATGGTAGCAGTGTAGCGCTGGGCACGGGTACAGATACGTCTTTTACCCTGGTGGATAATACACAGATACATCAGCAAAAAGGGGTATTCTCTTACGGCAACAGTGTTCATGATAACAACGCTGTACAGCAGCTGGCACTGGTTACGCCCAAAGGTGGTGAATACCATATGCAACTGGATGACGGGACAAAAGTATGGCTCAACGCAGCATCTTCTATTCATTTTCCCACCCGTTTTACCGGAAAGGAACGCCGGGTAACGGTCACCGGAGAAGTGTATTTTGATGTAGCAAAGGATGCCGCCAAACCATTTATTGTGGCAGTAAGAGATAAAGAGATCCAGGTAATGGGGACTGCGTTTAATGTAAAAGCATACCCCGAAGAAGTACAATGGGAAGCCGCCCTGGTGAATGGTGCTATCAAAGTAGGCGCCGGTAAAAACGGGGTAGTGCTGCAGCCGGGAAAAATGCTGACGATCAATGGTAGCCAGGTAAAAGAGTCGGCTGCCGACCTGGAAGCGATCACCGCCTGGAAAAACGGCAACTTTGTTTTTCACCAGGCCAGCTTTGGAGAGCTGTTCGCCGTACTGTCCAGGTGGTATAACGTAGAAGTGGTATATGCCCCTGGTATGCATGCCTACAGCAATTACTTTACCGGACAGGTGGAACGTAACATTCCTATCCGTCAATTGCTGGAAATGATGGAAATAACTGGCCTGGCCAGATTTAGTATAAAAGATAATATCGTAACCATATTGCCATATAAGTAA